From Vigna unguiculata cultivar IT97K-499-35 chromosome 5, ASM411807v1, whole genome shotgun sequence, the proteins below share one genomic window:
- the LOC114184326 gene encoding F-box/kelch-repeat protein At3g23880-like yields the protein MLSEDVFCEDMFREILSKLPVKSLMRFMCVSKYFQSLILDPHFVTMHFQNSRKNTKFLSRYLNERKIPCFIIPSPIHSLLEDSTPFYADDITHGSNLERNKYQVIGSCNGLVCLAIWKNRKGPSMFHLLNPATKKLLTCSHSSLKLAKEEIVVMLGFGYDDSRHTYKVVEIVRHMNFEYGHPFRSIVCSLNEGSGWRDIQNFPANPTTVEGEGIYLNNTLNWLGMPNYNYYNYDDLDISFDEVVIASLDLETETYTKMSLPHELDGVFIGDFCFPCGQLHCNDAPFIGILGGCLSLFLRNRTTEYLSIWQMKEFGNQRSWTLLLNTSLQDLGVHHTIRLPTNSRYHYYLQRILIQNQHFWSDDNNLIPLCMIENDRDIVIIQTSFQGRVKILIYNLIDKTVTSKKMIDTLSWIYPFDHVESLVSVAASSRT from the coding sequence ATGTTGAGTGAAGATGTATTTTGTGAAGATATGTTCCGGGAAATCTTGTCAAAGCTTCCTGTGAAATCTCTTATGCGATTCATGTGTGTGAGCAAGTATTTTCAATCTCTGATCTTGGATCCACATTTCGTGACAATGCATTTTCAAAACTCACGCAAAAACACCAAATTCTTGTCAAGATACCTAAATGAACGTAAAATTCCCTGCTTTATCATTCCCTCACCTATCCATTCTTTGCTTGAAGATTCAACACCTTTTTATGCCGATGATATTACCCATGGATCTAACCTTGAGAGGAACAAGTATCAGGTTATTGGTTCATGTAATGGTTTGGTCTGTTTGGCTATATGGAAGAACAGAAAGGGACCAAGCATGTTTCACTTACTGAACCCCGCCACAAAAAAGCTATTAACATGTTCTCATTCTTCCTTAAAACTTGCTAAGGAAGAAATAGTTGTTATGTTAGGGTTTGGCTATGATGATTCAAGGCATACATACAAAGTGGTAGAAATAGTTAGGCATATGAATTTCGAATATGGTCATCCTTTTAGATCCATAGTTTGCAGCCTGAATGAAGGGAGTGGTTGGAGAGACATTCAAAATTTTCCTGCTAATCCTACTACAGTGGAGGGTGAAGGAATATACCTTAACAACACTCTTAACTGGTTAGGGATgccaaattataattattataactatGATGACCTTGATATTTCATTTGATGAAGTGGTGATCGCTTCACTTGATCTTGAGACTGAGACCTACACAAAGATGTCGCTTCCTCACGAACTTGATGGGGTGTTCATAGGAGATTTCTGCTTTCCTTGTGGTCAACTCCATTGCAATGATGCTCCATTTATTGGAATTTTGGGTGGTTGTTTAAGTCTTTTTCTTCGTAACCGCACGACAGAATATCTAAGCATATGGCAGATGAAGGAGTTTGGGAATCAAAGATCTTGGACTCTATTGTTGAACACATCTCTTCAAGATCTTGGAGTTCATCATACCATACGATTACCTACGAATTCCCGTTACCATTATTACCTACAGAGgattttaatacaaaatcaaCACTTTTGGTCTGATGATAAcaatttgatacctctgtgcaTGATCGAGAATGATCGTGACATCGTGATCATTCAAACTTCATTTCAAGGTCGTGtgaaaatactaatttataatttgatagATAAGACAGTGACTTCCAAAAAGATGATTGACACCTTAAGTTGGATTTATCCTTTTGATCACGTTGAAAGCTTGGTTTCCGTTGCTGCTTCCTCGCGAACCTAA
- the LOC114183882 gene encoding uncharacterized protein LOC114183882, with product MKTNTNVSGERKSRKRRSSGTDSVENTLEKWKEYNRKQQLGSRENGVEVIQKAPAKGSRKGCMRGKGGPQNSDCKFRGVRQRIWGKWVAEIREPINGKLVGEKANRLWLGTFSTALEAALAYDEAAKAMYGSSARLNFPDPSVEPVHSNGSSSSSSSSSGCDKKSPSGSSENDGDVEKAGSERNLHQPHEEKPRFSEVGVFEVTQEKLVLSGGCVADDSIEELKEMTSGFEQCQTSEECKAITLKNIKSEIPEESEGIERELERVLKNSGIGEEGNNLLQNEPLDIAMNTGANYCSSSDAAEHDIVEKSEETRGESVEALKPCELSCSSHCLGCMHNMLPDSNSKPHSEHFSNNQTEASIARKHTEEVISEILGLCHSKSLKISHDQSPHEHYRTEHFDEMRTQLKCFECKLRAHSIHYKTQASMVGDSNYPSMQGIHMFGGGTVGPIESMSQIDAMNNINTSRNSLCLCDLSQQLHKLGGYLPEHWNNMQFADLEVGYDYSFLNPDYDFGLLEERKLLDVCFPQIGS from the exons ATGAAGACCAATACTAACGTTTCTGG GGAGAGGAAATCGCGTAAGAGGCGCAGTAGTGGAACTGATTCTGTGGAGAACACTCTTGAAAAGTGGAAAGAGTATAACAGGAAGCAACAACTTGGGTCAAGAGAGAATGGGGTGGAAGTGATTCAGAAAGCTCCGGCAAAAGGGTCGAGAAAAGGGTGCATGAGAGGTAAGGGAGGGCCTCAGAACTCCGATTGCAAGTTCAGAGGTGTGAGGCAAAGAATTTGGGGGAAATGGGTTGCTGAGATTCGCGAACCAATCAATGGAAAGCTTGTGGGTGAAAAAGCAAATAGGCTTTGGCTTGGTACTTTCTCCACTGCACTTGAAGCTGCTCTTGCTTATGATGAAGCTGCGAAGGCCATGTATGGCTCCTCTGCGCGTTTGAATTTTCCCGACCCTTCTGTGGAGCCAGTACACTCTAAtggatcatcatcatcatcatcatcatctagTGGATGTGATAAAAAATCACCGAGTGGTTCTTCAGAGAATGACGGTGATGTTGAAAAAGCTGGGTCAGAAAGGAACCTTCATCAGCCTCATGAAGAGAAACCAAGGTTTTCTGAGGTTGGTGTTTTTGAGGTAACACAAGAGAAACTGGTTCTCTCTGGAGGTTGTGTAGCTGATGACTCAATAGAGGAGTTGAAGGAAATGACAAGTGGCTTTGAACAATGTCAAACAAGTGAGGAATGTAAGGCAATAACTTTGAAGAATATTAAGTCTGAAATACCTGAAGAAAGTGAAGGGATAGAGAGAGAATTGGAGAGGGTTTTGAAAAATTCTGGCATAGGTGAAGAGGGAAATAATCTCTTGCAGAATGAGCCTTTGGACATAGCCATGAATACAGGAGCTAACTACTGCAGCTCTTCTGATGCTGCTGAACATGACATTGTGGAGAAGAGTGAAGAAACAAGAGGAGAATCAGTTGAAGCTTTGAAACCATGTGAGTTAAGCTGCAGCAGCCATTGCCTTGGATGTATGCATAACATGCTGCCAGATAGCAATTCAAAACCACATTCTGAGCACTTTAGTAACAACCAAACTGAGGCATCCATAGCAAGAAAACATACCGAGGAAGTAATTTCTGAAATCCTGGGCCTGTGTCACAGCAAGAGCTTGAAGATTAGTCATGATCAGTCACCACATGAGCATTATAGAACTGAACATTTTGATGAGATGAGAACTCAGCTTAAGTGTTTCGAATGCAAGCTGAGAGCACATTCTATTCATTACAAAACTCAGGCATCCATGGTTGGGGATTCCAATTATCCTTCAATGCAAGGAATTCATATGTTTGGTGGTGGCACTGTTGGACCAATTGAAAGCATGTCCCAAATTGATGCTATGAACAACATCAACACAAGCAGAAATTCTCTATGTTTGTGTGATCTTTCTCAACAGCTACACAAACTTGGTGGTTACCTTCCAGAGCATTGGAATAACATGCAGTTTGCAGACTTGGAAGTGGGTTATGATTATAGTTTCTTAAATCCTGATTATGATTTTGGCTTATTGGAGGAGCGGAAGTTACTTGATGTATGTTTTCCCCAAATAGGATCCTAG
- the LOC114185218 gene encoding protein DETOXIFICATION 44, chloroplastic isoform X2, translating into MMYSLSTSFLCTHSFKSPKLKLKPTTEPHCFARLRVRVPSRASSRNDNANTDSVEAPSVSHDSSSSLRRRFSKGWFKFDELGMEIVLIALPAALALAADPIASLIDTAFVGHIVELAAVGVSASVFNLVSKAFNVPLLNITTSFVAEEQALINREVESSPKDGNGKYQSKKLLPSVSTSLALAAALGIGETVALTLGSGILLNIMGIPADSPMRGPAEQFLSLRAFGSPAIVLALAAQGTFRGFLDTKTPLYAVGAGNFLNAILDPILIFVFGLGVSGAAVATVISEYLTAFILLWKLSGKVLLIPFEFDGRKFFSYLKSGGLLTARTLAVFITVTLSTSVAAQQGPIPMAGHQICMQVWLSVSLLTDALALAGQALLASSYSVGNYKQARLVIYRVIQIGLGAGFSLSMILFFWFGSFSTLFSTDSEVLDVARSGIWFIAGSQPVNALAFVIDGLYYGVSDYGFAAYSMVLVGLVSSAFLLVAAPAGLPGVWTGLFIFMALRVVAGVWRLSSKSGPWDTIWYKDGAED; encoded by the exons ATGATGTATTCtctctctacttcttttcttTGCACACACTCTTTCAAATCGCCGAAGTTGAAATTGAAACCTACCACTGAGCCTCATTGCTTTGCGCGTCTTCGTGTTCGAGTTCCATCCAGAGCTTCTTCCCGGAACGACAATGCCAACACTGATTCCGTTGAAGCTCCCTCCGTCTCTCATGATTCATCTTCCTCCCTGCGTCGTCGTTTCAG TAAAGGCTGGTTTAAATTTGATGAACTTGGGATGGAGATAGTGCTCATTGCCCTGCCTGCTGCTTTGGCGTTGGCGGCTGATCCTATTGCCTCATTGATTGACACTGCGTTTGTTGGCCATATAG TTGAATTGGCTGCAGTTGGGGTTTCAGCTTCTGTGTTTAATCTTGTGTCAAAAGCATTCAATGTTCCATTACTTAATATTACTACATCCTTTGTGGCGGAGGAGCAGGCACTGATTAACAGGGAAGTAGAGTCCAGTCCAAAAGATGGAAATG GCAAGTACCAAAGCAAGAAGCTCCTTCCTTCAGTTTCAACCTCTTTAGCACTTGCTGCAGCTCTTGGAATTGGGGAAACTGTGGCGCTTACCCTGGGCTCTGGCATTCTTTTGAATATCATGGGTATACCTGCT GATTCTCCGATGCGTGGACCTGCTGAGCAGTTTCTTTCATTGAGGGCCTTTGGTTCTCCCGCAATCGTGCTTGCATTAGCTGCACAAGGCACCTTTCGTGGATTTTTGGATACAAAGACACCTCTATATGCTGTTG GCGCGGGAAACTTTCTTAATGCCATATTGGatccaattttaatatttgtttttggcCTTGGTGTTAGTGGAGCTGCAGTTGCTACTGTGATCTCTGA ATACTTAACAGCTTTTATACTGCTATGGAAGTTGAGCGGCAAAGTGTTGCTAATCCCTTTTGAATTTGATGGGAGAAAATTTTTTAGCTATCTGAAATCTG GTGGACTTCTTACTGCTAGGACTTTGGCCGTGTTTATAACTGTGACACTGTCAACATCTGTAGCAGCTCAGCAGGGCCCTATACCTATGGCTGGTCATCAAATTTGCATGCAAGTTTGGTTGTCTGTGTCTTTGCTCACTGATGCTCTGGCACTTGCTGGTCAG GCACTTCTTGCCAGTAGTTACTCCGTGGGAAATTATAAACAAGCACGCCTTGTTATATACAGAGTGATACAG ATTGGTTTAGGAGCAGGATTCAGTTTGTCCATGATCTTATTCTTTTGGTTTGGATCATTTTCTACTTTATTTAGCACAGATTCTGAAGTTTTGGATGTTGCTCGCTCAGGTATATGG TTTATTGCTGGATCTCAACCAGTGAATGCTTTGGCATTTGTTATTGACGGGCTTTATTATGGGGTATCAGACTATGGATTCGCTGCTTACTCAATG GTGCTGGTTGGACTAGTTTCTTCAGCTTTCCTTCTGGTGGCTGCTCCAGCAGGGCTTCCTGGAGTCTGGACTGGATTGTTTATCTTCATGGCTTTGCGTGTTGTAGCTGGAGTTTGGAG GTTGAGCAGCAAAAGTGGGCCTTGGGATACAATCTGGTACAAAGACGGAGCAGAAGATTGA
- the LOC114185218 gene encoding protein DETOXIFICATION 44, chloroplastic isoform X1, producing MMYSLSTSFLCTHSFKSPKLKLKPTTEPHCFARLRVRVPSRASSRNDNANTDSVEAPSVSHDSSSSLRRRFSKGWFKFDELGMEIVLIALPAALALAADPIASLIDTAFVGHIGAVELAAVGVSASVFNLVSKAFNVPLLNITTSFVAEEQALINREVESSPKDGNGKYQSKKLLPSVSTSLALAAALGIGETVALTLGSGILLNIMGIPADSPMRGPAEQFLSLRAFGSPAIVLALAAQGTFRGFLDTKTPLYAVGAGNFLNAILDPILIFVFGLGVSGAAVATVISEYLTAFILLWKLSGKVLLIPFEFDGRKFFSYLKSGGLLTARTLAVFITVTLSTSVAAQQGPIPMAGHQICMQVWLSVSLLTDALALAGQALLASSYSVGNYKQARLVIYRVIQIGLGAGFSLSMILFFWFGSFSTLFSTDSEVLDVARSGIWFIAGSQPVNALAFVIDGLYYGVSDYGFAAYSMVLVGLVSSAFLLVAAPAGLPGVWTGLFIFMALRVVAGVWRLSSKSGPWDTIWYKDGAED from the exons ATGATGTATTCtctctctacttcttttcttTGCACACACTCTTTCAAATCGCCGAAGTTGAAATTGAAACCTACCACTGAGCCTCATTGCTTTGCGCGTCTTCGTGTTCGAGTTCCATCCAGAGCTTCTTCCCGGAACGACAATGCCAACACTGATTCCGTTGAAGCTCCCTCCGTCTCTCATGATTCATCTTCCTCCCTGCGTCGTCGTTTCAG TAAAGGCTGGTTTAAATTTGATGAACTTGGGATGGAGATAGTGCTCATTGCCCTGCCTGCTGCTTTGGCGTTGGCGGCTGATCCTATTGCCTCATTGATTGACACTGCGTTTGTTGGCCATATAG GGGCAGTTGAATTGGCTGCAGTTGGGGTTTCAGCTTCTGTGTTTAATCTTGTGTCAAAAGCATTCAATGTTCCATTACTTAATATTACTACATCCTTTGTGGCGGAGGAGCAGGCACTGATTAACAGGGAAGTAGAGTCCAGTCCAAAAGATGGAAATG GCAAGTACCAAAGCAAGAAGCTCCTTCCTTCAGTTTCAACCTCTTTAGCACTTGCTGCAGCTCTTGGAATTGGGGAAACTGTGGCGCTTACCCTGGGCTCTGGCATTCTTTTGAATATCATGGGTATACCTGCT GATTCTCCGATGCGTGGACCTGCTGAGCAGTTTCTTTCATTGAGGGCCTTTGGTTCTCCCGCAATCGTGCTTGCATTAGCTGCACAAGGCACCTTTCGTGGATTTTTGGATACAAAGACACCTCTATATGCTGTTG GCGCGGGAAACTTTCTTAATGCCATATTGGatccaattttaatatttgtttttggcCTTGGTGTTAGTGGAGCTGCAGTTGCTACTGTGATCTCTGA ATACTTAACAGCTTTTATACTGCTATGGAAGTTGAGCGGCAAAGTGTTGCTAATCCCTTTTGAATTTGATGGGAGAAAATTTTTTAGCTATCTGAAATCTG GTGGACTTCTTACTGCTAGGACTTTGGCCGTGTTTATAACTGTGACACTGTCAACATCTGTAGCAGCTCAGCAGGGCCCTATACCTATGGCTGGTCATCAAATTTGCATGCAAGTTTGGTTGTCTGTGTCTTTGCTCACTGATGCTCTGGCACTTGCTGGTCAG GCACTTCTTGCCAGTAGTTACTCCGTGGGAAATTATAAACAAGCACGCCTTGTTATATACAGAGTGATACAG ATTGGTTTAGGAGCAGGATTCAGTTTGTCCATGATCTTATTCTTTTGGTTTGGATCATTTTCTACTTTATTTAGCACAGATTCTGAAGTTTTGGATGTTGCTCGCTCAGGTATATGG TTTATTGCTGGATCTCAACCAGTGAATGCTTTGGCATTTGTTATTGACGGGCTTTATTATGGGGTATCAGACTATGGATTCGCTGCTTACTCAATG GTGCTGGTTGGACTAGTTTCTTCAGCTTTCCTTCTGGTGGCTGCTCCAGCAGGGCTTCCTGGAGTCTGGACTGGATTGTTTATCTTCATGGCTTTGCGTGTTGTAGCTGGAGTTTGGAG GTTGAGCAGCAAAAGTGGGCCTTGGGATACAATCTGGTACAAAGACGGAGCAGAAGATTGA